A window of the Henckelia pumila isolate YLH828 chromosome 3, ASM3356847v2, whole genome shotgun sequence genome harbors these coding sequences:
- the LOC140886606 gene encoding vacuolar cation/proton exchanger 3-like has protein sequence MAELENGNMKGLSKEMRHGRTAHNMSSSSLRKKSHLTLVNRVRIGFLRSFLANLQEVLLGTKLSVLFLAIPFAIVAHYCHFRNPWIFALSLLGITPLAERVSFLTEQIACYTGPTVGGLLNATCGNATEMIIAILALANHKVSVVKYSLLGSILSNLLLVLGSSLFCGGIANISKQQKFDRRQADVNSLLLFLGLLCHVLPLMFKFSGKSAEQTAVGTLQLSRASCIVMLIAYIAYLIFQLWTHRQLFETPEEEDDVFDDDVSDDTPIIGFWSGFIWLVLMTGIIAVLSEYVVATIEDASNYWGLSINFISVILLPIVGNAAEHAGAIIFAFKNKLDISLGVALGSATQIAMFVVPTSVIVAWIMGIDMDLDLNILETSTLAISILVTAFTLQDGTSHYMKGLVLLLCYVVIGACFFVFKTPFINHERGANLELSTSQGQEIFRI, from the exons ATGGCGGAATTGGAGAACGGGAACATGAAGGGACTGAGCAAGGAGATGAGACATGGCCGCACAGCACACAACATGTCATCGTCTTCCCTGCGCAAGAAGTCCCATCTCACTCTTGTCAACAGAGTTCGTATCGGGTTTCTTCGAAGTTTCCTTGCAAACTTGCAGGAGGTTTTGCTGGGAACCAAGCTCTCCGTCCTCTTCTTGGCCATCCCTTTCGCCATTGTCGCCCACTATTGCCATTTTCGGAAT CCATGGATATTTGCTTTAAGCTTACTTGGAATCACTCCCCTGGCCGAACGAGTCAGTTTCCTCACAGA GCAAATCGCTTGTTACACAGGGCCAACAG TTGGAGGACTCTTGAACGCAACATGTGGAAATGCGACAGAAATGATAATAGCAATACTGGCACTTGCTAACCACAAAGTTTCTGTGGTCAAATACTCTCTATTGGGATCTATCCTTTCTAATCTTCTTTTGGTTCTTGGCTCCTCCCTCTTCTGTGGTGGCATTGCTAACATATCGAAACAGCAAAAATTCGATCGA AGGCAGGCAGATGTCAACTCATTGCTTTTGTTCTTGGGATTATTGTGCCATGTATTGCCTTTGATGTTCAAATTTTCTGGGAAATCCGCGGAACAAACCGCAGTTGGGACACTTCAGTTGTCGAGGGCAAGCTGCATCGTCATGCTCATTGCGTACATTGCATATCTAATCTTCCAGTTATGGACTCATAGACAATTATTCGAGACTCCGGAG GAAGAAGACGATGTTTTTGACGACGATGTATCAGATGACACTCCAATTATAGGGTTTTGGAGTGGATTTATTTGGTTAGTTCTCATGACCGGAATCATAGCTGTTCTGTCTGAATACGTAGTTGCCACAATCGAA GATGCATCAAATTATTGGGGGTTATCCATCAACTTCATCAGTGTGATTTTACTACCAATTGTGGGAAATGCAGCAGAACATGCAGGGGCTATCATTTTCGCATTCAAGAACAAATTG GATATATCTTTAGGCGTAGCACTAGGTTCGGCAACACAAATTGCCATGTTTGTG gtCCCAACAAGTGTAATCGTAGCGTGGATCATGGGTATCGACATGGATCTGGACCTCAATATCCTAGAAACAAGTACTCTTGCCATATCTATTCTGGTCACGGCATTCACTTTACAA GATGGAACGTCACATTATATGAAGGGTTTGGTTCTTTTGCTGTGCTATGTTGTCATCGGCGCATGCTTCTTCGTGTTCAAGACGCCATTTATCA ACCATGAAAGGGGTGCAAACTTAGAGCTTAGCACCTCCCAGGGTCAGGAAATCTTTAGAATCTGA
- the LOC140892540 gene encoding violaxanthin de-epoxidase, chloroplastic-like, producing MLHTAERLQWIDEGFEMLVFTDHFNQSNYDVIGMELAHANILMIVAVVDQESVEWIQANCQHVSNVICFDSSPALTNKLGGSLVQTEAKTSIFSYLSLPPRRELKKSKEVVRTVFEAWDRHTADDIRFCLLVIINAYVRPVSTLKNLRAKGFSTLNCMVKYCGPQILNCLMDPNCRKALQCLNQCSPVDQVCNYCCIASYESPKLEEFSLCVLQKHNCLELDAKIPDKPHVMPMVRFRGEDLNHEISEDLLVGWLGRLGWSWRVVAGQNPAYDQFPCQYQLFYRGKAKGSFWYEPVFQVRTLGGALVWRRRKYRVKRGKTPGTFHFSVLDNGVVSNEFWTIVEVADDFTWGLFHYHGAARVAGQSYSGAILVSPDGKYPEESERHRLVSALDRCRIKEWELYSVDNSSCQNPPLDLPEGSCLHHKIRV from the exons ATGCTCCACACT GCTGAAAGATTGCAATGGATTGATGAAGGGTTTGAAATGCTTGTTTTTACGGATCACTTTAATCAATCCAATTATGACGTCATAGGGATGGAACTAGCTCAtgcaaatattttgatgattgttgCTGTGGTGGATCAAGAATCGGTTGAATGGATCCAAGCCAATTGTCAACACGTTTCAAATGTCATATGTTTTGATTCATCTCCTGCTTTGACAAACAAGTTAGGGGGATCTCTTGTCCAAACTGAGGCAAAAACAAGTATATTCAGCTATTTATCATTGCCTCCACGACGGGAACTCAAGAAATCAAAGGAAGTTGTTCGAACTGTATTCGAGGCCTGGGATAGGCATACTGCTGATGATATACGCTTCTGTTTGTTAGTAATAATAAATGCTTATGTAAGACCAGTTTCTACCCTGAAGAATCTAAGAGCAAAAGGCTTTTCGACATTGAATTGTATGGTGAAATATTGTGGGCCTCAAATATTGAATTGTCTGATGGATCCAAATTGTAGGAAAGCTCTTCAATGCTTGAATCAATGTAGCCCTGTGGATCAAGTATGCAACTATTGTTGTATTGCTTCGTACGAGAGTCCGAAACTCGAAGAGTTTTCTTTATGTGTACTGCAGAAGCACAACTGTCTTGAATTGGATGCCAAGATTCCGGACAAACCCCATGTAATGCCAATGGTTCGGTTTCGAGGAGAAGATTTGAATCATGAAATTAGTGAAGATCTACTTGTGGGTTGGTTGGGGAGGTTGGGTTGGAGTTGGCGTGTTGTTGCTGGACAGAACCCTGCTTATGATCAGTTTCCATGCCAGTACCAGTTATTCTACAGGGGAAAGGCAAAAGGATCATTTTGGTATGAGCCAGTATTTCAAGTGAGAACACTTGGGGGGGCTTTGGTGTGGAGACGAAGAAAATACCGTGTTAAAAGAGGAAAGACACCGGGAACATTTCACTTCAGTGTCTTAGATAATGGAGTGGTTTCAAATGAATTTTGGACGATAGTGGAGGTTGCAGATGATTTTACTTGGGGTCTGTTTCACTACCATGGAGCTGCTCGAGTCGCGGGACAGTCGTACAGCGGGGCAATACTTGTCAGCCCGGATGGCAAGTACCCAGAAGAGAGTGAGAGGCATCGATTGGTGTCTGCATTGGATAGATGTAGAATCAAGGAGTGGGAGCTGTACTCTGTTGATAATTCTTCTTGTCAAAATCCACCTTTAGACCTGCCTGAGGGTTCATGTTTGCATCATAAGATACGAGTCTAA